From Candidatus Hydrogenedentota bacterium, a single genomic window includes:
- a CDS encoding glycosyltransferase family 4 protein, whose protein sequence is MTPAHDTAAPPDAPPRVLLLAESPYFGGITAHLLTLHAALEARWPGVSVLASLSGRREDRALCDQAAARGLEAVEIPMSGPWDIRVLPRLRALARARGVAVVHTHNYRASLLAAAALPGLPLVVTCHGIAAGPARVRRWQALERVLAMRRARRVVACAAAVRDALLARGVAPEKLRVVRNAAPAPRAVAVAELDALRARHGLAECGLTALYAGRLVEGKGLETLLDALPRARGWAAVLLGDGPLRPALEAQARRLKVPAVFPGQCDDTAPWYALADAVVLPSRGEALPMTLVEAAAAGRPTVASNVGGVPEILQDGTTGLLTPPGDPEALAAALRGLEDPVARGRMGTAARDRWRGHFTPEILAGTLAAVYREAAGGPACG, encoded by the coding sequence ATGACCCCCGCGCATGACACCGCCGCCCCCCCGGACGCACCGCCCCGCGTGCTGCTGCTCGCGGAAAGCCCCTATTTCGGCGGCATCACCGCGCATCTGCTCACGCTGCATGCAGCGCTGGAGGCCCGCTGGCCGGGCGTTTCGGTGCTGGCCTCCCTGTCCGGCCGCCGGGAGGACCGCGCCCTCTGCGACCAGGCCGCCGCGCGCGGGCTGGAAGCTGTGGAAATCCCGATGTCCGGCCCCTGGGACATCCGCGTCCTTCCCCGCCTGCGCGCCCTGGCGCGGGCGCGCGGCGTCGCCGTGGTCCACACGCACAACTACCGCGCCTCCCTTCTTGCGGCGGCCGCCCTGCCGGGCCTGCCCCTGGTCGTGACGTGCCACGGGATCGCCGCAGGCCCCGCGCGCGTGCGCCGGTGGCAGGCCCTGGAGCGCGTGCTCGCCATGCGGCGCGCGCGCCGCGTGGTCGCCTGCGCCGCCGCCGTGCGCGACGCCCTCCTCGCGCGCGGCGTGGCCCCGGAGAAACTCCGCGTCGTGCGCAACGCCGCCCCCGCGCCCCGGGCCGTGGCGGTGGCGGAGCTGGACGCCCTCCGGGCGCGCCACGGTCTGGCGGAGTGCGGGTTGACGGCGCTCTATGCCGGGCGCCTCGTGGAAGGCAAGGGCCTGGAGACCCTGCTGGACGCCCTGCCCCGGGCGCGCGGCTGGGCCGCCGTGCTGCTCGGGGACGGCCCCCTGCGGCCCGCGCTGGAGGCGCAGGCCCGCCGGCTCAAGGTGCCCGCCGTCTTCCCCGGACAATGCGACGACACCGCCCCGTGGTACGCCCTGGCCGACGCCGTCGTGCTGCCCTCCCGGGGCGAGGCCCTGCCCATGACTCTGGTCGAGGCCGCCGCCGCAGGCCGACCCACCGTGGCCTCCAACGTGGGCGGCGTCCCCGAAATCCTCCAGGACGGCACCACGGGCCTCCTTACCCCCCCTGGCGACCCCGAGGCCCTCGCCGCCGCCCTCCGCGGCCTCGAAGACCCCGTCGCCCGCGGCCGCATGGGCACCGCCGCCCGGGACCGCTGGCGCGGGCATTTCACCCCGGAAATCCTCGCCGGCACCCTGGCCGCCGTCTACCGGGAGGCGGCGGGCGGACCGGCCTGCGGTTAA